From Peptoanaerobacter stomatis, one genomic window encodes:
- a CDS encoding Mini-ribonuclease 3 — MVENIGDLALSQDDVNCINTLALAYIGDCIWEIYVRNYVLAKNKFSKVNKLHLLSTKYVKAKAQADMVKTLKENNIIDENMWDIVLRGRNSATNPPKNANVQEYNYATGFEALIGYLYIKKNYSKLDEIAQFCLK, encoded by the coding sequence ATGGTCGAGAATATAGGAGACCTTGCATTATCTCAAGATGATGTAAACTGTATCAATACGCTTGCACTTGCATATATAGGCGACTGCATATGGGAAATATATGTCAGAAATTATGTACTTGCAAAAAATAAATTTTCAAAAGTAAATAAACTGCATCTACTCTCAACAAAATACGTCAAAGCCAAAGCACAAGCAGATATGGTAAAAACTCTCAAAGAAAACAACATAATTGATGAAAATATGTGGGATATTGTGCTGAGAGGTAGAAACTCAGCCACAAATCCTCCAAAAAATGCCAATGTTCAGGAATATAACTATGCCACAGGTTTTGAGGCACTTATAGGTTATCTGTATATAAAGAAAAACTATTCAAAATTGGATGAAATAGCACAATTTTGTTTAAAATAA